One part of the Anaerolineae bacterium genome encodes these proteins:
- a CDS encoding zinc-dependent alcohol dehydrogenase family protein: MQAALYAGVHDIQLVERVRPVPQAGELLVQVHACGICGTDRHIYHGEAPACPPVILGHEFAGEVVAVGPGVSPNWIGRRVAVDPNIYCGRCEYCRDGRIQLCTGLRAIGVTQDGGFAQFCAVPEAQALPVPEGLSLEEAAMTEPVACCLHGIDLAEVRAGQRVAVLGGGAIGLILAQLARARGAIDVVVSEPAAPRRQLAVELGIDSVAPTELGERLPDGADVVIEAAGTRTTAAQALEIARRGATVLLFGVTPMGQKIEMEPFQVFRKELTIKGSHINPFTMRRALALLESGQVQVAPLITHRIGLADLASTLATPAPPEMMKAMVVIDVPSSP; this comes from the coding sequence ATGCAAGCAGCGCTATACGCAGGTGTCCACGACATCCAATTGGTAGAGCGGGTGAGGCCTGTTCCTCAGGCAGGCGAACTATTGGTACAGGTACATGCCTGCGGCATCTGCGGCACAGATCGCCACATCTACCATGGTGAGGCACCAGCATGTCCACCAGTGATCCTAGGCCATGAGTTTGCTGGCGAGGTGGTAGCAGTGGGGCCGGGGGTCAGCCCTAACTGGATTGGCCGTCGCGTCGCTGTGGACCCAAATATCTACTGCGGGCGATGTGAGTACTGCCGGGACGGGCGAATCCAGCTTTGCACCGGGCTAAGGGCTATCGGCGTGACCCAGGATGGCGGCTTTGCCCAGTTCTGTGCCGTACCAGAAGCCCAGGCGCTTCCCGTGCCGGAAGGGCTTAGCCTGGAGGAGGCCGCTATGACTGAACCAGTGGCCTGTTGTCTGCACGGGATAGACCTGGCCGAGGTGCGTGCTGGACAGCGGGTGGCGGTGCTGGGTGGCGGGGCCATCGGCCTAATCTTGGCGCAACTGGCGCGGGCACGAGGAGCCATAGACGTGGTGGTAAGCGAGCCCGCTGCACCCCGCCGGCAGCTGGCAGTCGAGTTGGGTATTGACTCGGTCGCACCCACCGAGCTGGGGGAACGGCTTCCTGACGGCGCAGACGTGGTGATCGAAGCCGCAGGCACGCGGACGACGGCCGCGCAGGCATTGGAGATCGCTCGGCGTGGGGCTACGGTCCTCCTCTTCGGCGTCACGCCGATGGGCCAGAAGATTGAGATGGAACCCTTTCAGGTCTTCCGTAAAGAGCTCACTATCAAAGGCTCGCACATCAACCCTTTCACCATGCGACGGGCGTTGGCCCTATTGGAGAGTGGCCAGGTACAGGTTGCGCCGCTAATCACCCATCGGATCGGCCTGGCGGACCTGGCGAGTACGCTGGCAACCCCCGCTCCACCGGAGATGATGAAGGCGATGGTGGTCATTGACGTACCATCTAGCCCATAA